A genomic window from Mesorhizobium sp. 131-2-1 includes:
- a CDS encoding PAS domain-containing sensor histidine kinase, giving the protein MTQRRAVVAAIGAGSVLLAFFAGEPSGLLVTIAVICICLGWKTGLAAIAAASLFSAVMLPAYGAENGAVRLLAFVAAALGLWLVVNIFRRMSFFDRVYRGAGPSIADIPGFGWSANADGRLRVLNAAALEYVGITVEEMREIMDADDSWWLRFVHPDDVETTIAKWRHSLQTGEPMIEEQRLRRFDGTYRWFRETGVASRDERGRIVGWYGHTEDIDDRRRAEAALRQSERELRLLVDTVPTMIWLMTPAGLPYYFNKRFVDWAGIDSTKVEPRGTRQFASHVELFHPDDRAAVKAVFQKSFARGESLQHKGRLCRKDGEYRWIDSRFEPLRDEDGAILRWYGVNFDIDDEVRAQESLRLADERLARALRAASLSELSVSIAHELNQPLQAVVSNAGAFQRWLNADPPNFDHASRVAQKIIKNADAAAQVISRIRALFSKSEGEPHAIDLNSVIREVCDLLGDGLASSSVKLDLHLDPHLPAVAADRVQMEQVVLNLVRNGIEAMQDVATNMRSLLIVSRHQNDGTVEVEVRDRGRGLGNPEMIFEAFYTTKPDGMGMGLAICRSIVEAHCGRLWAENVETGGASITFSLPISAANSASTPDAATVIAGVGAFRG; this is encoded by the coding sequence ATGACACAACGCCGCGCCGTGGTTGCGGCGATCGGCGCTGGGTCAGTCTTACTTGCATTCTTTGCCGGAGAGCCTTCAGGCCTGCTGGTCACCATTGCAGTTATATGCATTTGCCTCGGATGGAAGACCGGATTGGCGGCGATTGCCGCAGCCAGCCTGTTTTCGGCCGTGATGCTGCCGGCCTACGGGGCCGAGAATGGCGCCGTCCGGTTGCTGGCGTTTGTTGCTGCCGCGCTTGGCCTTTGGCTTGTGGTGAACATTTTCAGAAGGATGAGCTTTTTTGACCGCGTCTACCGGGGAGCTGGACCGAGTATCGCCGATATTCCCGGCTTCGGCTGGTCTGCTAACGCGGACGGGCGCCTTCGAGTCCTCAACGCTGCAGCGCTCGAATACGTTGGCATTACCGTGGAAGAAATGCGCGAGATCATGGATGCAGACGACTCCTGGTGGCTGAGATTTGTTCATCCCGACGATGTTGAGACGACTATCGCGAAATGGCGCCACAGTCTGCAGACCGGCGAGCCGATGATCGAGGAGCAGCGCTTGCGCCGGTTTGATGGCACCTATCGATGGTTTCGCGAAACAGGGGTTGCTTCGCGCGATGAGCGGGGGCGAATAGTCGGCTGGTATGGCCATACCGAGGACATCGACGACCGGCGCAGGGCGGAAGCTGCGCTACGCCAGAGCGAGAGAGAACTGAGGCTCTTGGTCGATACGGTTCCCACCATGATCTGGCTGATGACGCCGGCGGGATTGCCGTACTATTTCAACAAACGGTTCGTCGACTGGGCAGGCATCGACTCGACCAAGGTCGAACCGCGTGGCACCCGGCAATTCGCCTCGCATGTGGAGTTGTTCCATCCTGATGATCGGGCCGCCGTCAAGGCCGTCTTCCAGAAGTCCTTTGCCCGCGGAGAGTCACTGCAGCACAAAGGCAGGCTGTGTCGGAAGGATGGGGAATATCGCTGGATCGATTCGCGCTTCGAACCGCTTCGCGACGAAGATGGCGCTATCCTTCGCTGGTACGGCGTCAACTTCGACATCGACGATGAGGTCCGCGCTCAGGAATCCCTGCGTCTTGCGGACGAACGGCTCGCGCGCGCCTTACGCGCCGCCAGCCTGTCCGAACTGTCGGTGTCGATTGCCCACGAGCTCAACCAGCCGCTGCAGGCGGTCGTGTCCAACGCCGGCGCTTTCCAGAGATGGCTGAACGCCGATCCGCCAAATTTCGATCATGCCAGCCGGGTCGCCCAGAAGATCATCAAAAACGCCGACGCGGCGGCGCAAGTGATCAGCCGCATCCGGGCGCTGTTCAGCAAGAGTGAAGGCGAACCGCACGCAATCGATTTGAACTCCGTGATCCGGGAAGTCTGTGACCTGCTGGGTGACGGGCTCGCATCGAGCAGCGTCAAGCTGGACCTTCATCTAGACCCCCACCTTCCTGCGGTGGCCGCAGACCGCGTTCAGATGGAGCAGGTCGTCCTCAACCTTGTTCGCAATGGCATCGAAGCGATGCAGGACGTCGCCACTAATATGCGAAGCCTGCTGATCGTCTCGCGACATCAGAATGACGGCACAGTCGAAGTCGAAGTGCGAGATCGCGGCCGCGGGCTTGGCAATCCGGAAATGATTTTCGAGGCGTTCTACACGACCAAGCCGGATGGAATGGGAATGGGCCTGGCAATCTGCCGGTCGATTGTCGAGGCACACTGCGGACGGCTATGGGCCGAAAATGTCGAGACCGGGGGGGCATCGATAACCTTCAGCCTTCCCATCAGCGCTGCCAACTCCGCCAGCACACCTGACGCTGCAACTGTAATCGCCGGAGTGGGCGCTTTCAGAGGCTGA
- a CDS encoding alpha/beta hydrolase codes for MSKTIMLIHGAWLNAHCWEGFKARYEARGYTVIAPSWPLDDRSPSELRASPNPALARVGINELINHYDRLIRALPEPPILIGHSFGGTVTQHLLDRGLGVVGVAIDPAPTSGVLVGWQTIKSTFPVFFSWGSWRRAMTMSRTFFRTRFAQTVPAAQVNTMYDRYIVPTPGKIYWDGLVSAAGKIRWDNPNRAPLLLIGGGIDLIAQAKMTKAMFEKQKQAPSKTELKIYPNRSHWTCLQPGWEEVADFALDWAARNARAPKSVPLQAA; via the coding sequence ATGTCCAAGACCATCATGCTAATCCACGGCGCCTGGCTGAACGCCCACTGCTGGGAAGGCTTCAAGGCGCGTTACGAAGCCAGGGGCTACACCGTCATCGCTCCATCATGGCCGCTCGACGATCGATCTCCAAGCGAGCTACGTGCGTCCCCGAACCCCGCCCTCGCCCGGGTCGGCATCAACGAGCTCATCAATCACTACGATCGGCTCATCCGCGCGTTGCCCGAGCCACCAATCCTGATCGGGCACTCGTTTGGCGGTACCGTCACGCAGCATCTGCTTGACCGGGGGCTCGGCGTGGTCGGTGTCGCCATCGACCCCGCCCCGACTTCCGGCGTACTGGTCGGGTGGCAGACCATCAAGTCGACCTTCCCTGTGTTCTTTTCCTGGGGGAGTTGGCGCCGCGCCATGACCATGTCGCGGACGTTCTTCAGAACGCGCTTCGCACAGACCGTGCCTGCAGCGCAGGTCAATACCATGTACGACCGCTACATTGTCCCGACGCCAGGGAAGATCTACTGGGACGGCCTGGTCTCGGCCGCAGGGAAGATCCGCTGGGACAACCCCAATCGCGCACCTCTGCTGCTCATTGGCGGCGGTATCGACCTGATAGCCCAGGCCAAGATGACCAAGGCCATGTTCGAAAAGCAGAAGCAGGCGCCGTCGAAGACCGAGCTGAAGATCTATCCCAACCGCTCGCACTGGACCTGTCTTCAGCCAGGCTGGGAGGAGGTCGCGGACTTCGCACTCGACTGGGCCGCGCGAAACGCCCGCGCGCCCAAGAGTGTCCCGCTGCAGGCAGCTTAG
- a CDS encoding DUF680 domain-containing protein produces the protein MIKIALAAAAVLAMSGIALAGSAHYGTINSNHSGFVDQTFTASIRKPAMGKHSIVDPRTTTVAPTGETWPEFNRGIWGN, from the coding sequence GTGATCAAAATCGCACTTGCTGCCGCAGCGGTGCTCGCCATGTCAGGAATAGCCCTTGCCGGCAGCGCCCACTACGGCACGATCAATAGTAACCACTCGGGTTTTGTCGACCAAACCTTTACCGCGTCGATCCGCAAGCCCGCCATGGGCAAGCATAGCATTGTCGATCCCAGGACGACGACTGTGGCGCCGACCGGTGAAACCTGGCCAGAATTCAACCGGGGGATCTGGGGCAACTGA
- a CDS encoding DUF680 domain-containing protein: MSKIALTAAAILLATATAFAGSDHHGSENVSEPRSPVSIDHSFTASIRTRVNHDSPDSATGVFQSEPGQGIWGR; encoded by the coding sequence ATGTCCAAGATCGCTCTCACCGCCGCCGCCATTCTTCTTGCAACGGCCACCGCATTCGCCGGTAGCGACCACCATGGGTCGGAGAATGTCAGCGAACCGAGGTCGCCTGTCAGCATCGACCATAGCTTCACCGCGTCCATTCGCACCCGGGTCAATCATGACAGCCCTGACTCGGCTACCGGTGTCTTCCAGTCCGAGCCTGGCCAGGGCATCTGGGGCCGCTGA
- a CDS encoding MBL fold metallo-hydrolase produces the protein MNTNVSLDDISHSGRPGSDELVPSRYALKVGDIDVLVISDGVLPIPSQTIAYNVDPAVRTAWLEDEFLSPEMLEWPLNVVVVRSGDQTILVDAGLGADPDLHLPRAGQLVHRLEAAGIDLASVTDVVLTHMHMDHIGGLLVDGVKERLNPDLRIHVAAAELKFWESPDFSRVSMPQGFPDALRRAAKRFANEYRGQLRPFDHEHEVAPGVVVQRTGGHTPGHSVVRLASGGDRLTFAGDLVFQVGFDHPDWHNGFEHDPEEAARVRISLMRELAANREPLVATHLPFPSVCHVAVDGDAFRWVPAVWDY, from the coding sequence ATGAACACGAACGTGAGCTTGGACGACATTTCACACTCCGGTCGACCGGGGTCCGACGAACTGGTTCCGTCGCGCTACGCACTCAAGGTCGGCGACATTGACGTGTTGGTTATCAGCGATGGAGTGTTACCAATTCCATCCCAGACGATCGCATACAATGTCGACCCGGCCGTCCGGACAGCTTGGCTGGAGGACGAGTTTCTGTCGCCGGAGATGCTCGAGTGGCCGCTGAACGTGGTCGTGGTGCGCAGTGGCGACCAGACCATACTCGTCGACGCCGGGCTAGGGGCGGACCCGGACTTGCACCTGCCGCGGGCCGGGCAGTTGGTTCATCGACTGGAGGCCGCCGGCATCGACCTCGCATCAGTGACTGATGTGGTGCTGACCCACATGCACATGGACCACATTGGCGGGCTGCTCGTCGACGGCGTGAAGGAGCGGCTGAATCCAGACCTGCGGATTCACGTGGCAGCCGCCGAGCTCAAGTTTTGGGAGTCGCCAGATTTCTCGCGCGTCTCCATGCCTCAGGGATTCCCGGATGCGCTTCGTCGGGCGGCCAAGCGTTTCGCGAATGAATACCGTGGCCAGTTGCGCCCGTTCGATCACGAGCACGAAGTGGCGCCGGGGGTAGTCGTCCAGCGCACTGGCGGCCACACCCCCGGGCACAGCGTGGTTCGCCTGGCGTCCGGCGGCGACCGGCTGACATTCGCCGGGGACCTTGTATTCCAGGTCGGGTTCGACCATCCCGACTGGCACAACGGCTTCGAACACGACCCAGAGGAGGCGGCCCGCGTCCGCATCAGTCTTATGCGGGAACTCGCGGCGAACCGCGAGCCGCTGGTGGCCACTCACCTGCCGTTCCCGTCCGTCTGCCATGTGGCGGTGGACGGCGACGCCTTTCGTTGGGTTCCGGCCGTCTGGGACTACTGA
- a CDS encoding (2Fe-2S)-binding protein yields the protein MIVCSCNVLTDQDVRSAVEAERTRSTSQVYNRLGCNPKCGRCVVTIRRLTDEEFGRARSAKACTRLSQL from the coding sequence ATGATCGTCTGTTCGTGCAATGTGTTGACCGATCAGGATGTCCGCTCCGCTGTTGAGGCGGAGCGGACACGCTCGACCAGTCAGGTCTATAACCGTCTCGGCTGCAACCCCAAATGCGGCCGCTGTGTGGTCACCATCCGCCGCCTCACGGATGAGGAGTTCGGCAGGGCCCGTTCGGCAAAGGCCTGCACGCGACTATCGCAACTCTGA
- a CDS encoding response regulator transcription factor, giving the protein MGVLDSASGAYSGSEGRPIAILVDDDTEVRDSLEELLNSVGIESISFSSTQAVLDAELPDRPACLVLDVRMPGLSGLDLQHLLLAKGIQTPVVFLTGHGDIAMSVQAMKAGAVDFLTKPVRDQTFLDAISVAVSTDIARRAAATVSRKTMALYETLTPREREVLRFVVSGAMNKQIAFDLGISEITVKLHRSNMMKKMNARSLTHLLSAWQSLPAEAR; this is encoded by the coding sequence ATGGGCGTGCTAGATTCAGCATCCGGAGCATATTCAGGAAGCGAAGGCCGCCCGATAGCGATTCTCGTGGATGATGACACAGAAGTCCGCGACTCCTTGGAGGAGTTGCTGAATTCGGTCGGTATTGAATCGATATCGTTCTCTTCGACCCAGGCAGTGCTGGATGCAGAGCTTCCAGATCGCCCGGCTTGCCTTGTCCTCGATGTGCGCATGCCGGGTCTGAGCGGCCTCGATCTCCAGCATCTTCTACTGGCCAAGGGCATCCAGACGCCGGTAGTGTTCCTGACGGGGCACGGCGACATCGCGATGAGCGTGCAAGCGATGAAAGCGGGAGCGGTTGACTTCTTGACCAAACCTGTGCGCGACCAGACCTTCCTCGACGCGATATCGGTCGCCGTCAGCACCGATATCGCCCGGAGAGCGGCGGCGACCGTATCGCGCAAGACCATGGCGCTCTATGAGACGCTCACTCCCCGTGAGCGTGAGGTGCTCAGGTTTGTCGTCTCCGGGGCGATGAACAAGCAGATCGCATTCGATCTCGGCATCAGCGAAATCACCGTGAAGCTCCATCGGAGCAACATGATGAAGAAGATGAATGCAAGATCCCTCACGCATCTTTTGAGTGCTTGGCAGTCTTTGCCGGCCGAGGCGCGCTGA
- a CDS encoding ABC transporter permease, which produces MTSRPDTLPARPRFNWRDFFRRAGWLESVGIVGLPVVTVVAVLAPWITPFDPQLRVAGAYLPPSAEHWFGTDEIGRDLFSRVILGVRYTWLPGLVVIGFSLVLGSLVGLISGLMGEKVDLVIDRIVDLFLVLPGTIIALAVVASLGPGLVNTMTALAIFWWPWYARISRDDIRRLKARPHVEAARIAGVRGPRLLLRYLLPGAVPALLIGASLDVANIIMTLSLMSFLGLGLPAPAPELGAMTARTLDSLTVHWWLPILPAAIIFILCLLANLAGDGIRAALRGA; this is translated from the coding sequence ATGACCAGCAGGCCGGACACGCTTCCCGCTCGACCTCGGTTCAACTGGCGCGATTTCTTCCGGCGTGCCGGTTGGCTTGAAAGCGTCGGCATTGTCGGCCTGCCGGTCGTTACCGTTGTGGCCGTGCTGGCGCCCTGGATCACGCCGTTCGACCCGCAGCTGCGCGTCGCCGGAGCCTACCTGCCGCCTTCGGCCGAACATTGGTTCGGCACTGACGAGATCGGCCGCGACCTGTTCTCGCGCGTGATCCTCGGCGTTCGATACACGTGGCTGCCAGGGCTTGTCGTTATCGGTTTCAGTCTTGTGTTGGGTTCCCTGGTCGGACTGATTTCCGGCCTGATGGGCGAAAAGGTCGACTTGGTCATAGACCGGATCGTCGACTTGTTCCTGGTCCTTCCAGGAACGATCATCGCGCTCGCTGTCGTGGCTTCGCTTGGCCCTGGGCTCGTCAACACGATGACTGCACTCGCCATCTTCTGGTGGCCCTGGTATGCGCGCATATCCCGTGATGACATTCGTCGCCTCAAGGCCCGTCCTCATGTCGAGGCGGCCCGAATCGCCGGGGTCCGCGGTCCGCGCCTGCTGTTGCGTTACTTGTTGCCGGGAGCGGTCCCGGCATTGCTCATCGGGGCGTCACTGGATGTCGCCAACATTATCATGACGCTGTCGCTGATGTCGTTCCTCGGCCTTGGACTGCCTGCACCGGCGCCCGAACTCGGGGCCATGACGGCGCGTACCCTCGACAGTCTCACCGTCCATTGGTGGCTGCCGATCCTGCCCGCAGCGATTATCTTTATCCTCTGCCTCCTCGCCAACCTTGCGGGCGACGGCATTCGCGCCGCGCTGAGGGGGGCGTAG
- a CDS encoding HlyD family secretion protein, with the protein MTKHLVDPEVISSAVASGELRSPVSAPLPLLTPVTSDEIVPVQPTGRRNIKRVLAAVVVLAGTGAGAYYGHDYWTTGRYLESTDDAYVKADSTTVAPKVSGYIAEVLVRDNQKVTVGQALARIDDRDFRAALDQAEADMRAAEATVRNLDAQIVLQRALIEQAKATVAATQASLRFAAVDADRYATLAKSGTGTAQKAEASRAGADQLAAGLVRDQAAVVAAEVRIDVLATERDKALAQVDRAQAAGEQASLNLSYATITAPVDGTVGARTLRVGQYVGAGTQLMAVVPRNAVYVVANFKETQLTYVRDGQPVRVAIDGFPGVELEGHVDSLSPASGLEFALLPPDNATGNFTKIVQRIPVKITIDGDELGGLLRAGMSVEPTIDTKATVLAANGRSARPDTLSFNWKTEAAAERAE; encoded by the coding sequence ATGACCAAGCACCTTGTCGATCCTGAAGTTATATCCAGCGCTGTGGCGAGCGGCGAGCTCCGATCGCCAGTGTCGGCCCCTCTGCCGCTTCTGACGCCGGTGACCTCGGATGAAATCGTACCGGTACAGCCGACCGGGCGCCGGAACATCAAGCGTGTCCTTGCCGCCGTCGTGGTTCTGGCGGGCACCGGTGCAGGCGCTTACTATGGGCACGATTACTGGACGACAGGTCGATATCTGGAATCGACCGATGACGCCTATGTGAAGGCTGATTCGACGACAGTTGCACCGAAGGTCTCGGGTTACATCGCCGAGGTGCTGGTCCGCGACAACCAGAAGGTCACGGTGGGGCAGGCTCTGGCGCGCATCGACGACCGCGACTTCCGCGCCGCGCTCGACCAGGCCGAGGCCGACATGCGGGCCGCTGAGGCGACCGTCCGCAATCTCGACGCTCAGATCGTTTTGCAGCGGGCGCTGATTGAGCAGGCGAAGGCAACGGTCGCTGCAACTCAGGCCTCGCTGAGGTTCGCCGCGGTTGACGCCGACCGTTACGCCACGCTGGCCAAGAGTGGCACTGGAACAGCGCAGAAGGCCGAGGCCAGCCGCGCCGGGGCGGACCAGCTCGCCGCTGGGCTGGTGCGCGACCAAGCTGCGGTCGTTGCGGCTGAGGTCAGGATCGATGTTCTCGCAACCGAACGCGACAAGGCGCTTGCTCAGGTGGACCGTGCGCAGGCCGCCGGCGAGCAGGCCAGCCTCAATCTTTCCTATGCGACTATCACCGCGCCGGTCGACGGTACGGTCGGCGCGCGCACGCTGAGGGTCGGTCAATATGTCGGGGCCGGCACTCAGTTGATGGCGGTGGTGCCGCGGAATGCCGTCTACGTGGTCGCCAATTTCAAGGAGACACAGCTCACATATGTTCGCGACGGTCAGCCGGTGCGGGTTGCCATCGACGGCTTCCCTGGTGTCGAGCTTGAGGGCCACGTCGACAGCCTGTCACCGGCAAGCGGTCTCGAATTCGCACTGCTGCCGCCCGATAACGCGACCGGCAATTTTACCAAGATCGTGCAGCGCATCCCGGTGAAGATCACGATCGACGGCGACGAGCTCGGTGGTCTGCTAAGGGCCGGCATGTCGGTCGAGCCTACCATCGACACCAAGGCGACGGTGCTTGCCGCGAATGGCCGGTCCGCACGGCCCGACACGCTCTCCTTCAATTGGAAGACCGAGGCCGCGGCGGAGCGCGCCGAGTAG
- a CDS encoding ABC transporter permease — MLAYLAKRFAGAVVVLLVMSFIVFGLQSIIPADPARAIAGPNAPSETVEAMRKELGLDDPAVVQYGRFLLRLAHGDLGTSVRTRQPVSDDIRQYLPATLELVLASIALGVALAGVMAALQFLIPGSRGIRLAIVGVGSTPIFLSALLLTYFVWFRLGWLPGAGRLSYPDFAGPTGLNVIDGILVGRPEVSGDALLHLILPALALALPIGIAVGRSLNGALHDVMSQAYVRTARGKGLSETKVLFRHGLRNAATAPLSMLGLQIRLLLGNLLVVERVFGWPGLGLYAVQAFASADLPAVLGVALVFGILYIVVNTLIEIGQSIADSRISL; from the coding sequence GTGCTGGCATATCTCGCCAAACGCTTTGCCGGCGCAGTCGTCGTTCTCCTGGTGATGAGCTTCATCGTTTTCGGTCTCCAAAGCATCATCCCCGCAGATCCGGCGCGCGCCATCGCCGGGCCGAACGCTCCGTCGGAAACGGTCGAAGCGATGCGCAAGGAGCTCGGACTGGATGACCCGGCTGTTGTTCAGTACGGACGCTTTCTGCTGCGCCTCGCGCATGGGGATCTGGGGACGTCGGTAAGGACCCGACAGCCGGTATCAGATGATATACGGCAGTATCTTCCCGCCACGCTTGAACTCGTGCTGGCGTCGATCGCCTTGGGAGTGGCGCTCGCCGGCGTGATGGCGGCGCTTCAGTTCCTGATCCCGGGATCGCGCGGCATTAGGCTGGCCATAGTGGGGGTGGGCTCCACGCCGATCTTTCTGTCAGCATTGCTTCTAACCTACTTTGTTTGGTTCCGGCTCGGCTGGCTTCCCGGAGCGGGCCGACTTTCCTACCCCGACTTCGCAGGCCCTACGGGGCTCAACGTCATCGATGGAATACTGGTCGGCCGCCCCGAAGTCAGCGGCGACGCACTGCTTCACCTGATCTTGCCCGCGCTTGCACTGGCGTTGCCTATCGGCATCGCAGTTGGGCGAAGCCTGAACGGTGCGCTTCACGACGTCATGAGCCAGGCATATGTTCGCACCGCCCGCGGCAAGGGTCTCAGCGAGACGAAGGTGCTGTTCCGACACGGCTTGCGCAATGCCGCCACGGCCCCGCTGTCCATGCTCGGCCTGCAGATCCGTCTTCTCTTGGGCAATCTGCTTGTAGTCGAGCGTGTTTTCGGGTGGCCTGGGTTGGGTCTTTACGCCGTACAGGCGTTTGCCAGCGCCGATCTGCCGGCAGTGCTGGGCGTCGCTTTGGTCTTCGGGATCCTGTACATTGTGGTCAACACGCTCATCGAGATCGGGCAGTCGATTGCCGATTCCCGGATCAGCCTCTGA
- a CDS encoding MDR family MFS transporter — protein sequence MTSIASSIAAPARTARNETGTAGTTASPRVWVAVVGSTLGAFMAVLNIQIVNASLADIQGAIGAGIDDGGWISTAYLIAEIVVIPLTGWLSQVFSLRNYLITNAVLFLAFSVACAFAANLGQMIVLRAIQGFTGGVLIPMAFTIVITLLPKARQPIGLALFAMSATFAPAIGPTIGGYLTENWGWQYIFYVNLVPGALMVGMLWFSLDRQPMRLALLGKGDWPGIVTMAAGLAALQTVLEEGNKDDWFGSLFILRLAIVAAVSLSLFVWIELTSSHPLLNLRLLLRRNFGFGILANFMLGTALYGSVFILPVYLARIQGYNAEQIGLVLAWTGLPQLLLIPLVPYLMQRFDVRLVIVTGFALFAASNFMNVHMTANYASDQLFWPNIVRAIGQALVFAPLSAIAVSGIEQENAGSASALFNMIRNLGGAVGIALLQTFLTKREQYHSNVLVQSVSSFEEATRSRIAKLTAYFLSHGVSDHALAAQKGVIAIALRVRQQAYIMAFSDTFFLLGIALVVALAATLLLKKPDHIEGGGGH from the coding sequence ATGACAAGCATTGCGTCGTCTATCGCGGCTCCGGCTCGAACTGCCCGGAACGAGACCGGAACCGCTGGCACTACCGCTTCGCCGCGCGTCTGGGTGGCGGTGGTCGGCTCCACCCTCGGCGCTTTCATGGCCGTGCTGAACATTCAGATCGTCAATGCCTCGCTGGCCGACATCCAGGGCGCCATTGGAGCCGGCATCGACGATGGCGGCTGGATCTCGACCGCCTATCTCATCGCGGAGATCGTCGTAATCCCGCTGACGGGATGGCTGTCCCAGGTCTTCTCGCTGCGCAACTACCTCATCACCAACGCAGTGCTATTCCTCGCCTTTTCAGTGGCTTGTGCCTTCGCCGCCAACCTCGGACAGATGATCGTGTTGAGGGCCATCCAGGGTTTCACCGGCGGCGTGCTCATCCCGATGGCCTTCACCATCGTCATCACACTGCTTCCCAAGGCGAGACAGCCGATCGGATTGGCGCTCTTCGCAATGTCAGCAACCTTCGCGCCGGCCATCGGCCCGACAATCGGCGGCTATCTCACCGAGAACTGGGGCTGGCAGTACATCTTCTACGTCAACCTTGTGCCCGGCGCGTTGATGGTCGGCATGCTGTGGTTTTCGCTCGACCGCCAGCCGATGAGGCTCGCCTTGCTCGGCAAAGGCGACTGGCCTGGCATCGTGACCATGGCCGCCGGTCTCGCGGCGCTGCAGACGGTGCTCGAGGAAGGCAACAAGGACGACTGGTTCGGCTCGCTTTTCATCCTGCGGCTGGCGATCGTCGCGGCCGTGTCGCTCTCGCTATTCGTCTGGATCGAACTCACCTCGAGCCATCCGCTGCTCAACTTGCGGCTGCTCCTGCGTCGCAATTTCGGCTTCGGCATCCTGGCCAATTTCATGCTGGGAACGGCGCTCTACGGCTCGGTCTTCATCCTGCCGGTCTATCTGGCGCGGATCCAAGGCTACAATGCCGAGCAGATCGGCTTGGTGCTCGCATGGACCGGCCTGCCGCAGCTCCTGCTGATCCCACTGGTTCCCTACCTGATGCAGCGCTTCGATGTGCGTCTTGTAATCGTGACCGGCTTTGCGCTCTTCGCTGCCTCGAATTTCATGAACGTGCACATGACCGCCAACTACGCCAGTGACCAATTGTTCTGGCCGAACATCGTGCGGGCGATCGGCCAAGCCCTGGTTTTCGCACCGCTCTCGGCGATCGCCGTATCAGGCATCGAGCAGGAGAACGCCGGCTCGGCATCGGCTTTGTTCAACATGATCCGCAACCTTGGCGGCGCCGTCGGCATCGCGCTGTTGCAGACCTTCCTGACTAAGCGCGAGCAGTATCATTCGAACGTGCTGGTGCAGTCGGTCTCATCGTTTGAAGAGGCAACGCGTTCCCGCATCGCGAAGCTCACCGCCTACTTCCTGTCGCATGGCGTAAGCGATCACGCGCTTGCCGCGCAGAAAGGGGTGATCGCGATTGCACTGAGGGTCCGACAGCAGGCCTACATCATGGCCTTCAGCGACACGTTCTTCCTGCTTGGGATTGCCCTGGTGGTTGCGCTCGCGGCCACTCTGCTCCTGAAGAAGCCCGACCATATCGAGGGCGGCGGCGGGCACTAA